One window from the genome of Lysobacter helvus encodes:
- a CDS encoding FdhF/YdeP family oxidoreductase, with the protein MTKLEAPAGGRGALRGTVRAWREQGIAMKLVQSFLVANKVTGFDCPGCAFPDKPGRPLVDSCEQGQKAIAWEMTRKAAGADFFDGKTPADLQALGDFDLEFQGRLTTPVLYEAARGTFRAIDWDEAYAIAARELRALDPDTVAFYASGRSSNEAAFLWQLAARVYGSPHLPDSSNFCHEPSGHALTESIGTRKGTCTLDDFEHADLFIVIGQNPASNHPRMMGALHEAKQRGATILAINPLREKGFTNFSDPKDIGELVTNRGIEVADAVYQVTLGGDMALLKGVMKALLERERGAPGTVFDHAFIAAHTEGVDALLADLDACAWTELVARSGVTEAQMREIADHYAAANATMITWCMGLTHHPEAVATIQQVLNLLLLRGNIGRRGTGAMPVRGHSNVQGDRTMGATSTVTQRWLDNLEATFPGAPLCRDGGRDAAGVLDGLFDGHMQGLLTLGGNFGVAAPDSPRVLAALERLPFTLHIATKLNRTHCHPGAVGLLLPTLGRTDRDLRASGEQCISTEDSSSTVRASRGVQAPINERQRSEPVIVAELAQALGCAPTVPWDEFAQDYAAIRARIERCQQGVTDGFERYNDRLLQDGRFALPNAAAERQWNTASGKARFVAHAFDDDTPLARARRVHGDAVLTLMTMRAHDQFNTTVYSHDDRYRGVAGDRRVLFANAQDLAARGLADGDCVDIETLVDDGHERRVTAFTAHAWDIPKGCCAAYFPEASSLIAASVYSAGSRTPLYKEMPVRVTKSALTSA; encoded by the coding sequence ATGACAAAGCTCGAAGCACCGGCCGGCGGCCGCGGCGCACTGCGCGGCACGGTGCGGGCATGGCGCGAGCAAGGCATCGCCATGAAGCTGGTGCAGTCCTTCCTCGTCGCCAACAAGGTCACCGGATTCGATTGCCCGGGGTGCGCGTTCCCCGACAAGCCCGGCCGCCCGCTCGTCGACAGTTGCGAACAGGGCCAGAAGGCCATCGCGTGGGAGATGACGCGCAAGGCCGCGGGTGCGGACTTCTTCGATGGGAAGACGCCGGCGGACCTGCAGGCGCTCGGCGACTTCGACCTGGAGTTCCAGGGGCGCCTGACGACGCCCGTGTTGTACGAAGCCGCGCGCGGCACGTTCCGCGCGATCGACTGGGACGAGGCGTACGCGATCGCCGCGCGGGAGTTGCGTGCGCTGGATCCGGACACCGTCGCGTTCTACGCCTCCGGACGCAGCAGCAACGAAGCCGCCTTCCTGTGGCAACTCGCCGCGCGCGTCTACGGCAGCCCGCACCTGCCCGACTCGTCCAACTTCTGCCACGAACCCTCGGGCCATGCGCTGACCGAAAGCATCGGCACGCGCAAGGGCACGTGCACGCTGGACGATTTCGAACACGCCGATCTCTTCATCGTCATCGGCCAGAACCCCGCCAGCAACCACCCACGCATGATGGGCGCGCTGCACGAAGCGAAACAGCGCGGCGCGACGATCCTGGCGATCAATCCGTTGCGCGAGAAAGGCTTCACGAATTTCTCCGATCCGAAGGACATCGGCGAACTCGTCACCAACCGCGGCATTGAAGTCGCCGACGCGGTGTACCAGGTGACGCTCGGCGGCGACATGGCGTTGCTGAAGGGCGTGATGAAGGCGCTGCTCGAACGCGAACGCGGCGCGCCCGGCACGGTGTTCGACCACGCGTTCATCGCGGCGCACACGGAAGGCGTCGATGCGTTGCTCGCGGATCTCGATGCGTGTGCGTGGACCGAACTCGTGGCGCGCTCGGGCGTGACCGAAGCGCAGATGCGCGAGATCGCCGACCACTACGCCGCGGCGAACGCCACGATGATCACGTGGTGCATGGGCCTCACGCATCACCCCGAAGCGGTCGCGACGATCCAGCAGGTGCTGAACCTGCTGCTCCTGCGCGGCAACATCGGCCGCCGCGGTACCGGTGCGATGCCCGTGCGCGGGCATTCGAACGTGCAAGGCGACCGCACGATGGGCGCGACGTCCACGGTGACGCAACGCTGGCTCGACAACCTCGAAGCGACGTTCCCCGGCGCGCCGTTGTGCCGCGATGGCGGGCGCGATGCAGCCGGCGTGCTCGACGGGTTGTTCGATGGCCACATGCAGGGGCTGCTGACGCTCGGCGGCAACTTCGGCGTCGCCGCGCCGGATTCCCCGCGCGTGCTCGCCGCGCTCGAACGCCTCCCCTTCACCTTGCACATCGCCACCAAGCTCAATCGCACGCATTGCCATCCGGGCGCGGTGGGCCTGTTGCTGCCGACGCTGGGCCGCACCGATCGCGACCTGCGCGCCAGCGGCGAGCAATGCATCTCCACCGAGGACTCGTCGAGCACCGTGCGCGCCTCGCGCGGCGTGCAGGCGCCGATCAACGAACGGCAGCGCAGCGAACCGGTGATCGTCGCCGAGCTCGCGCAGGCGCTGGGTTGTGCGCCGACGGTGCCGTGGGACGAGTTCGCGCAGGACTACGCCGCGATCCGCGCGCGCATCGAACGCTGCCAGCAAGGCGTCACCGACGGCTTCGAGCGCTACAACGACCGCTTGCTGCAGGACGGACGCTTCGCGCTGCCGAACGCGGCCGCGGAGCGGCAATGGAACACCGCCAGCGGCAAGGCGCGCTTCGTGGCGCATGCCTTCGACGACGACACGCCGCTCGCACGGGCGCGCCGCGTGCATGGCGATGCGGTGCTGACCTTGATGACGATGCGCGCGCACGACCAGTTCAACACGACGGTCTACAGCCACGATGACCGGTACCGCGGCGTCGCAGGCGATCGGCGCGTGTTGTTCGCCAATGCGCAGGACCTGGCCGCGCGCGGGCTGGCCGATGGCGATTGCGTCGACATCGAAACGCTGGTGGACGACGGGCACGAACGGCGCGTCACCGCGTTCACGGCGCACGCGTGGGATATCCCGAAGGGGTGTTGCGCGGCGTATTTCCCGGAGGCGAGCAGTTTGATTGCGGCGAGCGTGTATTCCGCGGGGAGTCGGACGCCGCTTTACAAGGAGATGCCGGTGCGGGTGACGAAGAGCGCCCTTACTTCAGCTTGA
- a CDS encoding M3 family metallopeptidase — MKHPLACALALALAAGSTLAATPQATQGTTPAMTANTANPFFADSTLPLHYPDFAKIKDTDFGPAFDQGMADDLADYAKIANNPASPTFDNTIIPMEKAGRTLTRATTVFYNLLGADKNDAREKLDEQYSPKFAAHRDAIRLDPKLFARIKSLYDHREHMNLDAQQTRLVERYYTDFVRAGANLSDADKTKLKAINGQLATLGTQFDQKLIAGRNAAAVVVDTRAELDGLTDAQIDGAAEVAKQRKLEGKYVLTILNTTGQPAAAQLTNRALREKLYKASMSRGSTGGEFDTTAIISQVTKLRAEKANLLGYPNWAAFVLEDETAKTPQAVNDMLGKLAPPAVANAKREAADLQAMIDAEQKAKGQPTFKLEPWDWSFYSEKVRKAKFAFDENELKPYLELDNVQQNGVFYAANQLYGLTFKERKDLPVYEPDVRVFDVFDKDGKQLAIFISDMYARDSKQGGAWMNSYVDQSELFGTLPVVANHLNIPKPPAGQPTLLTWDEVTTMFHEFGHALHGMFSDVKYPYFTGTSVPRDFVEYPSQVNEMWADWPQVLANYAKNYKTGEPMPKALLDKVLAAGKFNQGFTTTEYLGAAMLDQEWHQVGPAQIPPASGVMAFEAAALKKDGVDFAPVPPRYRTPYFSHIMGGYSAGYYAYIWSEVLDADTVEWIKAHGGLTRENGDHFRATLLSRGGSKDALQLFRDFAGRNPDITPLLKRRGLDGTQPDDAKKPAEATPAKKASAK; from the coding sequence ATGAAGCACCCGCTCGCCTGCGCCCTGGCGCTTGCCCTTGCCGCAGGATCGACCCTGGCGGCCACGCCGCAGGCCACGCAAGGAACCACCCCCGCGATGACCGCCAACACCGCCAACCCGTTCTTCGCCGACAGCACGCTGCCGCTGCACTACCCCGACTTCGCGAAGATCAAGGACACCGACTTCGGGCCGGCCTTCGACCAGGGCATGGCCGACGACCTGGCGGACTACGCGAAGATCGCGAACAACCCCGCCTCCCCGACCTTCGACAACACCATCATCCCGATGGAGAAGGCCGGCCGCACGCTGACGCGCGCGACCACCGTCTTTTACAACCTGCTCGGCGCCGACAAGAACGACGCGCGCGAGAAGCTCGACGAGCAGTACTCGCCGAAGTTCGCCGCGCACCGCGACGCGATTCGCCTGGATCCCAAGCTGTTCGCGCGCATCAAGTCGCTGTACGACCACCGCGAACACATGAACCTCGACGCGCAACAGACGCGCCTGGTCGAGCGTTACTACACCGATTTCGTCCGCGCCGGCGCCAACCTCAGCGACGCCGACAAGACCAAGCTGAAGGCCATCAACGGCCAGCTCGCCACGCTGGGCACGCAGTTCGACCAGAAGCTGATCGCCGGCCGCAACGCCGCCGCGGTGGTGGTCGACACGCGCGCCGAACTCGACGGCCTCACCGACGCGCAGATCGACGGCGCGGCCGAAGTCGCCAAGCAGCGCAAGCTCGAAGGCAAGTACGTCCTCACCATCCTCAACACCACCGGCCAGCCGGCCGCCGCGCAGCTGACCAACCGTGCGCTGCGCGAGAAGCTGTACAAGGCGTCGATGTCGCGCGGCAGCACCGGCGGCGAGTTCGACACCACCGCGATCATTTCGCAGGTGACCAAGCTGCGCGCCGAAAAGGCCAACTTGCTCGGCTACCCGAACTGGGCCGCGTTCGTGCTGGAAGACGAAACCGCGAAGACCCCGCAGGCCGTCAACGACATGCTCGGCAAGCTCGCCCCGCCGGCCGTGGCCAACGCCAAGCGCGAAGCCGCCGACCTGCAGGCGATGATCGACGCCGAGCAGAAGGCCAAGGGCCAGCCGACGTTCAAGCTGGAACCGTGGGACTGGTCGTTCTATTCGGAGAAGGTGCGCAAGGCGAAGTTCGCGTTCGACGAGAACGAACTCAAGCCGTACCTCGAGCTCGACAACGTGCAGCAGAACGGCGTCTTCTACGCCGCCAACCAGCTCTACGGCCTGACGTTCAAGGAACGCAAGGACCTGCCGGTGTACGAGCCGGACGTGCGCGTGTTCGACGTGTTCGACAAGGACGGCAAGCAGCTCGCCATCTTTATCTCCGACATGTACGCGCGCGATTCCAAGCAGGGCGGCGCGTGGATGAATTCGTACGTCGACCAGAGCGAGCTGTTCGGCACGCTGCCGGTCGTCGCCAACCATCTCAACATCCCGAAGCCGCCGGCCGGCCAGCCGACGCTGCTGACGTGGGATGAAGTGACCACGATGTTCCATGAGTTCGGCCATGCGCTGCACGGCATGTTCTCCGACGTGAAGTACCCCTACTTCACCGGCACCAGCGTGCCGCGCGACTTCGTCGAATATCCCTCGCAGGTCAACGAGATGTGGGCCGACTGGCCGCAGGTGCTCGCCAACTATGCGAAGAACTACAAGACCGGCGAGCCGATGCCGAAGGCGCTGCTCGACAAGGTGCTGGCCGCGGGCAAGTTCAACCAGGGCTTCACCACCACCGAGTACCTCGGTGCGGCGATGCTCGACCAGGAATGGCACCAGGTCGGTCCGGCGCAGATTCCGCCGGCCTCCGGCGTGATGGCGTTCGAAGCCGCGGCGCTGAAGAAGGACGGCGTGGATTTCGCGCCGGTGCCGCCGCGTTACCGCACGCCGTACTTCAGCCACATCATGGGCGGCTACTCGGCGGGCTACTACGCGTACATCTGGTCCGAGGTGCTCGATGCGGACACGGTGGAATGGATCAAGGCGCACGGTGGCCTGACGCGCGAGAACGGTGATCACTTCCGCGCGACGTTGCTGTCGCGCGGCGGCAGCAAGGATGCGCTGCAGCTGTTCCGCGATTTCGCGGGCCGCAATCCGGACATCACGCCGCTGCTGAAGCGTCGCGGCCTGGACGGCACGCAGCCGGATGATGCGAAGAAGCCGGCGGAAGCGACTCCGGCGAAGAAGGCGTCGGCGAAGTAA